One region of Erwinia tracheiphila genomic DNA includes:
- the gorA gene encoding glutathione-disulfide reductase: MTRHFDYLAIGGGSGGIASINRASMYGRKCALIEAKDLGGTCVNVGCVPKKVMWYAAQIAEAIHRYSPDYGFDTTLNSFNWATLVKNRSAYIDRIHNSYDNVLGKNKVEVIKGHARFVDAHTVEVNGEKITADHILIATGGRPSHPSIPGAEYGIDSDGFFELDALPRRTAVVGAGYIAVEIAGVVNALGSETHLFVRKHAPLRSFDPLIVETLLEVMNGEGPVLHTNSTPKAVFKNADGSLTLQLENGQQQTVDCLVWAIGREPATDDLNIATTGVALNEKGYINVDKYQNTNVAGIYAVGDNTGAVELTPVAVAAGRRLSERLFNNKPEEHLDYSNVPTVVFSHPPIGTVGLTEPQAREQYGDDQVKVYKSAFTAMYTAVTQHRQPCRMKLVCVGQEEKIVGIHGIGYGMDEMLQGFAVALRMGATKKDFDNTVAIHPTGAEEFVTMR, from the coding sequence ATGACCAGACATTTTGACTACCTTGCTATTGGTGGCGGCAGCGGCGGTATTGCCTCCATTAACCGTGCATCCATGTACGGGAGAAAATGTGCGCTGATTGAGGCAAAAGATCTTGGCGGCACCTGCGTAAATGTTGGCTGTGTGCCTAAGAAAGTGATGTGGTACGCGGCGCAAATTGCTGAAGCCATTCATCGGTATAGCCCGGATTACGGCTTTGACACCACCCTGAACAGCTTTAACTGGGCCACGCTGGTTAAGAACCGCAGCGCCTACATTGACCGTATCCATAACTCTTATGACAACGTGCTCGGCAAAAATAAGGTTGAGGTGATTAAAGGCCACGCGCGCTTTGTAGACGCGCACACCGTAGAAGTGAATGGTGAAAAGATTACGGCAGATCATATTTTGATCGCCACTGGTGGCCGACCCAGCCATCCTTCCATACCCGGTGCAGAATACGGTATCGATTCTGATGGCTTCTTTGAACTGGATGCCTTACCCAGGCGCACCGCAGTGGTTGGCGCAGGTTATATCGCGGTTGAGATTGCTGGCGTGGTGAACGCGCTGGGTTCAGAGACGCATCTGTTCGTGCGCAAACATGCTCCGCTACGCTCTTTCGACCCCCTTATCGTCGAAACATTGCTTGAGGTGATGAACGGGGAAGGCCCTGTGCTGCATACCAACTCAACGCCGAAGGCGGTGTTCAAGAATGCCGACGGTAGCCTGACGCTGCAGCTGGAGAATGGACAGCAGCAGACGGTTGATTGCCTGGTGTGGGCCATTGGCCGCGAGCCAGCCACCGATGACCTGAACATTGCCACCACTGGTGTCGCGCTGAATGAAAAAGGTTATATCAACGTTGATAAATATCAAAATACCAACGTGGCAGGTATTTATGCTGTAGGCGATAACACGGGTGCAGTGGAACTGACGCCTGTTGCCGTTGCCGCAGGCCGCCGTCTTTCCGAACGCCTGTTTAACAACAAACCGGAAGAGCATCTGGATTACAGCAACGTGCCAACTGTGGTGTTCAGCCATCCGCCCATCGGCACGGTGGGCCTGACCGAGCCACAGGCCCGCGAGCAGTACGGCGATGATCAGGTGAAAGTGTATAAATCCGCGTTTACCGCCATGTATACCGCCGTGACCCAACACCGCCAGCCCTGCCGGATGAAACTGGTCTGCGTCGGTCAGGAAGAGAAAATTGTCGGTATCCACGGCATCGGCTACGGTATGGACGAAATGCTGCAGGGCTTTGCGGTAGCGTTGAGAATGGGCGCAACTAAAAAAGACTTCGACAATACCGTCGCGATTCACCCGACAGGCGCGGAAGAATTCGTCACCATGCGCTAG